One part of the Solanum dulcamara chromosome 3, daSolDulc1.2, whole genome shotgun sequence genome encodes these proteins:
- the LOC129882123 gene encoding F-box/LRR-repeat protein At1g67190-like, with amino-acid sequence MEYLPVEVIGNILSRLGAARDVVIASSTCQKWREAWRNHLHTLTFNSNDWPVYHELTRSRLEIIVTQTIFQTNGLHCLSIIMDDVDEFSAAPVIAWLMYTRETLRQLHYNVRTTPNINILEKCGRQKLEVLALAHNTITGVEPSYQKFPCLRSLSLSYVSISALDLSLFLTACPKVEVLSLVSIDIVMSDPQAMMELTSNSLKDIYVEAISLDKIILEADSLEKLHLKDCTLEVFELVSKGSLRLLKIDDVSVIHLDIGESTENLETVDVSNFTIMWSKFHHMIAISSKLKRLRLWGVVFDDEDEAVDIETISACFPQLSHLSLSYELRETSLHYGSQDSFQLENVVVLELGWTVISDLFSHWVAGLLERCPNLKKLVIYGVVSETKTHEECHTLANFTTFIVRLMKKHLHVDVQFEFE; translated from the coding sequence ATGGAGTACCTTCCTGTTGAGGTGATTGGGAACATTTTGTCCCGTCTTGGAGCTGCGCGAGATGTTGTGATCGCATCTTCTACTTGTCAGAAGTGGCGAGAGGCTTGGAGGAATCATCTTCATACACTCACATTTAACTCGAATGACTGGCCTGTTTATCATGAGCTCACAAGGAGCAGACTTGAGATAATCGTAACTCAGACGATTTTCCAGACTAATGGACTGCATTGCCTTTCGATCATCATGGATGATGTTGACGAGTTCTCTGCTGCTCCGGTAATAGCTTGGCTAATGTATACCAGAGAAACGTTACGCCAGTTACATTACAATGTCAGGACTACACCAAACATTAATATACTCGAAAAATGTGGTCGCCAGAAGCTAGAAGTGTTGGCCCTTGCACACAATACAATTACGGGCGTTGAACCTAGTTACCAAAAGTTCCCTTGCTTGAGGTCTCTTTCACTAAGTTATGTCAGTATATCGGCTTTAGATCTGAGTCTTTTCCTCACAGCCTGCCCGAAAGTGGAGGTCTTGAGTCTTGTTAGTATAGACATTGTTATGTCTGATCCACAGGCAATGATGGAGCTGACAAGTAACTCGTTGAAAGATATCTATGTCGAAGCCATTAGTTTGGATAAAATCATTTTGGAAGCGGATAGTCTTGAGAAGCTGCATTTGAAAGATTGTACACTTGAGGTCTTTGAGCTTGTCAGCAAGGGTTCATTGAGACTCCTTAAGATCGATGATGTTAGTGTCATCCATCTTGATATTGGCGAGAGTACTGAAAATCTTGAGACTGTGGATGTCAGTAATTTCACAATCATGTGGTCCAAGTTCCATCACATGATAGCAATATCATCAAAGCTGAAAAGACTGAGGCTATGGGGAGTTGTATTCGACGATGAGGATGAGGCTGTGGATATCGAGACGATTTCTGCTTGCTTTCCTCAATTAAGTCATCTATCGTTGAGCTATGAACTAAGAGAGACATCACTTCATTATGGATCGCAAGATTCTTTTCAATTGGAAAATGTGGTCGTCTTGGAGCTTGGATGGACGGTCATTAGCGACCTGTTCTCGCATTGGGTAGCAGGACTACTGGAAAGGTGCCCTAACCTGAAGAAGTTGGTAATCTATGGAGTGGTCTCAGAAACCAAAACACACGAAGAATGCCATACGTTAGCCAACTTCACAACTTTTATTGTAAGGCTTATGAAGAAGCATTTGCATGTAGATGTTCAGTTCGAATTTGAATAG